The genomic stretch CGACCGTCCTCGTCCAGGGCGGCACGCTGAAACAGGGCGACATCTTCGTTTCCGGCACCGAATGGGGCCGCGTGAAGACGCTGCATGACGACCGCGGCGCGCTGGTGAAAACCGCTCTGCCCGGCCAGCCCATCGAAGTGCAGGGCCTGACCGGCACGCCCGAAGCCGGCGACGATTTCGTCGTCGTGCCTGACGAAGCCAAGGCGCGTGAAATCGCCGAATTCCGCCTGCGCAAGAAGCGCGCGCTTGCCGCCGCGAAAGGTAAAGGCCGCGGCATCGACCAGATGATCACCGACATTCAGGCGGGCTCCGCACGCCGTCTGCCCGTCATCATCAAGGGCGACGTGCACGGCTCGATCGAAGCTATCGCCGGCGCGCTGAACAAAGTGACCGAAGAAAACAAGGAAGTGAAAGTGCAGGTGCTGCATTCCGGCGTCGGCGCGATCACGGAATCGGACATCACGCTGGCGAACGCGTCCGGCGCGCTGATCATCGGCTTCAACGTCCGCGCGAACCCGCAGGCACGCGACCTTGCGAAACGCGACGGCGTGGAAATCCGCTACTACTCGATCATCTACGAAGTGATCGACGAAGTGAAACAGCTCCTCGGCGGCCTGCTCTCGCCGGAGATGAAGGAAAAGTTCATCGGCTACGCGGAAATCCGCAAAGTGTTCGATGTCAGCAAGACCGGCAAGATCGCCGGCTGCTTCGTCACCGAAGGCTTGGTCAAGCGCGGCGCGAAAGTCCGCCTGCTGCGCGACAACGTGGTCATCCATACCGGCACGCTGAAAACCCTGCGCCGCTTCAAGGACGAAGTCCGCGAAGTGCAGAAGGGTTATGAATGCGGCATGGCGTTCGAAAGCTATGACGACATCAAGGACGGCGACGTGATCGAGGCGTTCGAGATCGAAAGCTCGGCCCGCACGCTGGAAGGCACGGCGTAAGGTTAACGATGAAGCGCCGCACGCCCACTTCCCGCGCCGAACCCGGCCAGCGCCAGCTGCGCGTGGCCGAACGCATCCGGCATATCCTGTCGGCCGTTCTGCGCCGCGGCGAGCTGCATGACCCGGCATTGGCGCAGGCCAGCCTGATCACCATCACCGCCGTCGAAATCGGCCCTGATCTTAAGCACGCGACCGCCTATGTCATGCCGCTCGGCGGCAAAAACGCGGATGAAATCGTCCACGCGCTCAACCGCGCGGCCGGCTATTTCCGCTCCGAAATCGGCCCCGAGCTCGACCTGCGTTACGCGCCCAAGGTGTCGTTCCGCTTCGACCACAGCTTCGAAAACGCCGCCCATATCGAAGGCATCCTCCGCCAGGAACGCGTCCAGCGCGACGTGAACGCCCCGCCGCGGAATGATGAAGAAAACGACGAAGAGGACTGAAAAGTCCCCTCTCCCGCTTGCGGGAGAGGGTTAGGGAGAGGGAACAGTGCAAGATCGCGTCCGTCACCGCCAGTCCACGATCCGGGCGCGCGATTTGCGGCAGTCCCAAACCGAAGCCGAAAAAGTCATCTGGCATCACCTGAAGGCCAAAAGATTTCTAGGCCTTAAATTCAAGAGACAGCATCCCATCGGCCCCTATTTCCCCGATTTCGTCTGCCTCGAACAAAAACTCGTCATTGAAATCGATGGCGGCCAGCATAGCGAAAATACGAAGGATGTGACGCGAACGAAATATTTGGAGAAGGAAGGATATACCGTCATCCGGTTCTGGAATAACGACGTTCTGGGCAATATCGACGGCCTGCTCTCTTCCCTCTCCCTAACCCTCTCCCGCCATGCGGGAGAGGGTACTAAGGCGGCGCTAGACGATAAAAGGCAAGAGAATGGCTAGAAACAAAAAAGGCAACCCCGTCCACGGCTGGCTGAACCTCGACAAGCCGCTCGGCATCACATCCACGCAGGCGATCGGGCGGGTGCGGCGGTTGACGCAGGCGCAGAAACTTGGCCATGCCGGCACGCTCGATCCGCTGGCGACCGGCATCCTGCCGATTGCGCTGGGGGAAGCGACCAAGACGATCCCGTTTGTGCAAGACAGCGACAAGATCTACAAATTTACCGTAAAATGGGGTGAAGCCCGCACGACCGACGACTGCGAAGGCACCGTCACCCAAAGCTCCGACAAACGCCCGACCGAGGCTGAAATCACGGCGCTGATCCCCCGCTTTATCGGCGAGATCAGCCAGACACCGCCCCAGTTCTCCGCCATCAAAATCGATGGCGAAAGGGCCTATGATCTGGCTCGCGAGGGTGAAAAAGTCGATATCCAGCCCCGGAATGTGGTGGTTTACGACTTTAAACTGCTCAAAACGACCGAAAACGAGGCCGAATTCGAGCTAAACTGTGGAAAAGGCACCTATGTACGGTCGATTGCCCGCGATATGGGGCAGATTCTGGGCTGTTTCGGCCATGTTTCCCTGCTCCGCCGCACGGCAGTCGGCGGTTTTACCGAAGATAACGCGATTTCGCTGGACGAATTCGAGAAAATCATGCAATCTGCCGCTCCTGATCAGGTTCTGATGCCTGTGGAGACTGTGCTGGACGACATCCCGGCACTAGCCATGACAGGGTTGGAGATCAGCCGTATTAAGCAGGGTCAGACCCTGAGGTTTTTGTCGAGACCCGATATCGAGCGCCTGACGGTTGCCGGTATCGACGAAACAACCACCTTGGTGCTGGCCGTTGGGGACAACAAGCCCCTCGCCCTTCTTGAGAAGAACGGGATAGAGCTTCATCCGGTCAAAGTTTTTAATATCTAATCCCAAGGGAGTACACGATGTCGCTCACGAAAAAGACGAAGTCGGAAACGATCAAGAAATACGCAACCACCCCCAAAGACACCGGCTCGCCCGAAGTCCAGGTTGCCCTGCTGACCGGTCGCATCAACCAGCTGACCGAGCACATGAAGACGCACAAAAAAGACATGGGTTCGCGCCGCGGCCTGCTGCTGATGGTGTCCAAACGCCGCCGTCACCTCAACTACCTGAAAAAAGTTGACGCAAAAGGCTACGAAAAGCTGATCGACAGCCTCGGCCTGCGCCGCTAATACGCGGATTGAGAAACAAGGAAAAAGCCGCTGATTAGTCAGCGGCTTTTTCTATTTTTCCGTCTTGCGCTTTAATGCTACAGGTGCGCTGTTTTGCGCGGCGACCGCTTCCTTCAGCAGTTCAACCGCCAGATCAAATCCCTCTTTCATCTCTTTGTTCACCGGGCTTTTTCCTGCCAGGGTATCAAGCCATTCCTGCGCCTGCTTGAATTCGCCCATGCGGCGATAAAGTTCAGGGATCACTGAATAGATCATCCAGTATTCGTTGTCTTTTTCGGTCAGTGTTTTCAGCTTTTCCTTGCCGGTCTCGATGGCAAGCGTGGCATAGCTGCGATACTTCGCGGCATCGTTGCAGTTCGATGCTTCCCATGTCGCCTGCATCAGCAGGGCGAACCGCTCTTTTTCATCAATTTGTGCAAGGCGGTTTTGTTCAGCAAACAGGAAAAATGTCGCGTGTTGTCCTGCATATATCTTTTTATATTCATCTGATGCGATAACTTTCTCAACTTTGGCCAGATCCTCCGGCGCATATTCTCGCGCCGCAACGAACCCGTTGGAAGGGCAGACCGGCAGCGGCGGCGGGAATTGCATATATGAAACGGGACTCCAGTCGAGGTAGCGACCGAAAATGCTATGTGTGCCGAGCGCGAGACTTTCATATTTCTCGCCGCCGATCGGGCAGGTGAATTCGCGGACCGACAGATGATGCCCCATCGGGGCGGAGCAGTTCAGGTATTTATCGCTATAGGATTTCGGCGCATCGCCTTCTTTCGCGAAAACCGCCTGTGTTGAAAACGCCAGAACGGCGGCGGACAGCATGATGGATTTGAAAATAGTATTCATAAAATAAACGGCGTGATGCCGCCTCCCTTTAAGGGAGGATTATTTCACACTATCGCGCGGCTGCAAATCCCCGCCTACTCCATCACCCAGCCATGGCTGACCAGCAGCGACTGGCCGGTCAGGGCGTTGGTTTTGAATTCGGCGAAGAACAGGGCGACATCTGCGACGTCCTGCAAAGTGGTGAATTCGCCGTCGACCGTGTCCTTCAGCATGACTTTCTTGATCACTTCGTCTTCGGTGATGCCCAGAGCCTGCGCCTGTTCGGGGATCTGTTTTTCGACCAGCGGGGTGCGGACGAAGCCGGGGCAGATGACGTTGCAGCGCACGCCATGTTTTGCCCCTTCCTTGGCGATTGATTTACCGAAACCGATCAGCGCGTGTTTCGCGGTCACATAGGGGGATTTCAGCAGCGACGCGGTTTTGGAATGCGCCGACCCCATCAGGATGATGCTGCCGCCCCTGCCCTGTTTGTACATATGGCGCAGCGCCGCGCGCGTCGTCAGGAACGCGCCGTCGACATGCACCGCCATCAGCAGTTTCCATTTGGCGTAATCGAATTCCTCGATCGGGGCGACGATCTGGATGCCCGCATTGCTGACGAGGATGTCGATGCCGCCGAGTTCTTTCGCGGCGCGGTCGATGCCGGCATCCACCTGCTCCTCGTTCGTCACATCCATAGCGATGCCGATGGCGCGCTTGCCGGTGGGGTCGAGCTGTTTGGCGGCGGCATCTGCGGCGGCACCGTTCAGGTCGGCCAGCGCCACCTTCGCCCCTTCGCGCAGGTAAGTGCGGGCGATTTCGAGGCCGAGGCCGCTGGCCGCGCCGGTAACGACAGCAACTTTGTCTTGCAGACGCATGATGTTTCTCCTTGATGCAGCGCACAAATTAATCCCCTGCGGGGCGGGTGTCAACGTGGCGGAAAATATGGCGGGGCGTTGTCGCGCGGGGGATAAATCCGTGGAGTTTTTTAGTACCTTTTCACAATGTTCAATAACCCATCACAAATTACCGTAACATATAAATGCGAAAAACGCAATCACTATAGCGTAACCCGATGCTTTCCAACGCTTATTGCCCGCCTGTCCGCGCATGCAGGCGGATTGACTCGCGGAGGTTCGCTTCCTACCATGAATTACCCAACAGAACTTAGAGGCCAGCGCCATGAGATTCGCAGACACGAAACTGCCGCAGCACCCTGTTATCGAACAGGCCTTCAACGAGCTCACGCGCCTCGACACCGACAACAATTTCACCGACCGCGGCGTGCGCATCGCGCAGATCATCGCCGATGAAAGCCTGTCGAAAGACCCCGATGCGATTGCGGCGGGGCTGCTGGTGCCGATGGCGAGCGACACAGGGCAGGTTCTGCTGGCGCAGGCGGCGCTGCCGCCCCGCGTGACCGAAATCATCCAGTCCGTCTTCGATATCGGCGGCATGACCATGCGCTGCGAACCGATCGAGACGTTTTACAAGGAACTGGACGCGGGCTCGCGCTCCGTCATCCTCGCCTCCAGCTATCGCATGTTCGAGGTGATGGCGGCGGAGATGGAAGAAAGCCTGATCGCGTCGCGCCGTGCGGGCGCCAAGGCCGATGCCGCGTTTTTGCAGGAAACGCTCGACCCCGTGAAAAAATTCACCGGCATGATCTGCCGCGCGGAAACCGAAGAAAAACAGCTGGCGCAGAAATGCGACGATGCGGTGATCCGCATCGAAACGCTGATCCACGGCGCAAACCCGCCTTCGCCGCCCAAAGCGACACCGGCAGCGCCGAAGCCTTAAAAATTACTGCGGCCAGATCGTAACCGGCACGTCCATCGCGCTGCCGTTGAGCGACATCGCGACCGTTACCGTATTCGGATAGGCGCAGGAAATGCAGTTGCCTTGCGTGCCCTTCACTTCCGCCGCTTCGCTGGGGGCGAAGCTGGGGCGCACGGTGCTGCGGCCGGCCATATGTTCGCCCTTGAAGCAGGAAATATTCATCACATCGGGCGCGCGGCGCACCATCACGGTGCCGGGTGCCTTGACCGAATAGGTGTTCAGCCCGCCCTGCATCACGCAATTCGCGCCGGTCACGCCGGGCGTGTTGATGACGATGCTCTGGTACGGCGTGCGGGGCGGCGGCGCCATCGACACCTCTTTTTCCGCGCAGGCGGCAACCAGCAGAGCCGTAGCCAGAATGGCGAATTTCAGCTTCATACCGATGTATCCCTGTTGCTGAGCATTTTTTTGACGGCGGGCGCGACGGCCACGCCGATGATGATAAGCCCGATGCCAAGCGCGGCCACCAGCGACAGGTTCAGCAGGAAATCCATTTCGTCGCCGCCCTCCTGCGCCGCTTCGCCAGCCGCCGCCGGTACCGCGCCGCCATTCGCGGCCAGCGTCTGGCGCGCATATTCCTTGGCGGTTTCCACGACGAACTGGTTGTCTTCGGGGCCGGTGTATTGGGCATAGACGCTATAGATGATCGCCTTGTTCTTGACGTTCAGCGCCGACATGGAAATGGCGATCGGGATATCGACCTGCTGGCCGTCGGGCGATTTCATGCCGATATTCGCCAGCATCGAAATGCCGATAGCGTTATCGGTGTTCATGAACGCGCCGAAGCTTTTGGATTCGCCGATGCTGACCTGCGCGCCAGATCCTTCGTTGATTTTATTCAGCATGTCCTGCGCCGCCGCATCGGCATTCAGCACGCCGCCGGTTTCGCGGATGATCGCCTGCTTGAAAACGTCGAAATCCTGCTGCCCCTTGATCGTCACATCGGCCTTGGGCGTCTGCACCAGCATGTATTTCTTGATGCCGTTGGCGGGGTTCGCCTCCATCGCTTTCAGGTCCTTGAACGACAGGTAAACGGCCAGCAGGCGGTTTTCCGGCGGCACGAACTGTTTTACCAGCGCATCGAATTCCGCGTTCTTGCCGTAGCGTTCCTCGAAACCCAGCAGGGCGGGCAGCGCGATTTCCTGGTCGCCGACGAATGAATTGCGCGCGACCAGCACATCATCCGCCCGCGCGGGCGCGGCGAAAGAGATCACGAAAGCAAGCGCGAGGATAAGTTGTTTCAAGGTTTCGGTCCTGCGTTGGCGGGTTTGGGCGGCAGCTGGTAATGGTTCACAAGTTTGCCGTCTTCGTATTCATACACGACGGGCGCGGCGTTCGGCACGCGCTGGCGGTTCGACCAGATGTCTTCGGTCGGCACGGGTTTTGTGCCGATGGCGATTTCAAAGGCGACCATGATGCCGGAATGCGAGGCGACCAGAACGGTTTCGCCGCGCTCCAGCCTTGGCATGATTTCATCGTCATAGAATTTTTTGGTGCGCGCGACCATCTGCTCGTCGCTCTCCCCGTTCGGCAGCGCGATGTTATAGGCGCGCGGATAGGCGAGGATTTCGGGATCGGTCAGTTTGTTGCGGGCGGTGAAATCGCCGGAGTCACCCTCGACGATCTCGGGACGCTTTTCGACGTTCCATGTGCCGTCGGGATTTTTCAGGTGGTCGTTGGTGCCGGAATTTTCCAGCGCAATCGCCGCCGTGTTAAATGCGCGCTGCAGCGTGGAGGCATAGGCCTTGTCGAACACGAAACCCGCGATGCTGGCGCCCGCGTCGCGCGCCTGCCCCTCACCCACGTCATTCAGCGGAATGTCGTGCAGGCCGGTCATGAAATGCTGCTTGTTGTAATCGGTCTGTCCGTGGCGGAACAGGACGAGCGTGCCTTTGGTCTTGGTCATGCCTGAAGCCTTTTTGATTGGTTCAGGCCAATATAACCCTATGGTTTTGGTTTGGAAATACCCGATTTCGGGGGCTGGAATGCGGCTGGAACCTTGGTGTTTTCCAGCTGGTGATGGTCGGTCATGACGCCGTTTTCGTATTCAAAGATAATCGGCGTGGCGTTGGCGATGCGATGCCCCGAACCCCAGATTCCCTTTTTCGGGTCGGGAACTTCAAGGCCCATCACGACATCAAACGCATGCACGATTCCCGCATGCGCCGCGACCAGCACCGTTTCGCCGCGTTCGATGCGCGGCAGGATTTCGTTGCGGTAGAATTTTTCCACGCGCTGCACCACCTGCCAGTCGCTTTCGCCGTTCGGGAGCGGCGTGATATAGCTGCGCAAATAACCCGTAATGCGCGGGTCATCCATATGCATGCCCGTGAAATCGCCGGCGTCGCTTTCCATGATGACGGGGCTTTGTTCAATCTCCCACACGCCGTTTTTATTCAGATGCGCGTTGTTTGCCGAAGCATCCAGCGCCAGCACCGCCGTATTGAACGCGCGGCTGAGCGTGGATGAATAAACCTTGTCGAACGCAATCGCGCCGAAGCTGAGCCCCGCTTCCCGCGCCTGTTCCTCGCCGAGCGGCGTCAGCGGTGCGTCCGCCTGTCCGGTCATGAGGTGCTGTTCGTTATATGTCGTTTGCCCGTGCCGGAGCAGCACGAGTTTGCCCTTGGTGGTCATTTTATCTGTGCCTTAGTCTTTTTCTTGATTATGGGCAATGTAACAGGTTTTTCCGCATAATGAAATACGGAAAACAAAAAATTTAAGCCATTGATATTACGTGTAACTTTTATGCCACGCGCCGCCTAAACCCTTCAAATATCAGGGGGGCATGCTCCGGTTGCCAGATTCTTTAGGGCAGCGAAAAGCCTCCAGCGGCAAACCCGTATCGCTACTGATAACGCATGCGGATACGGCTCCTTCGGGTCTCTGGATTCCCTTATCCAAAATATAAGTTGGGGAAAGGTCATAGATATGCGTGGGAAAGTATGACAACGGTTTTATAACCCTAAAGTCACGGCCTTCGACTGAAAGCTCTTTAACGACGACAGCATCCGGCAAGGCGCGCTGCGGGCTGCTTTCAGGACGCGCTTCCGTAGCCCCTGACGTGTATTGGTATAGTTTATACTTCTTGCCGTTCGGCTTCTCTTGCAGCACGCCATCGTGCACAAGTTTTGCAAGGCCGTATCCTGCGGGCGGGGTTGCGTAAGGGAACAACGGCAATTCGGCAACACCAGCGGCAATTTCTTCCGGCGTGAATTGAATCATCACCTGCCGCAACCCCTGCACCATATCCCGCCATATGCCTTTATCATAGCCAGCGGGTGCATCGCCTATTTCCGCTGCCGTCAGCTTATCCATTTCCACCCCCTTTGCTGAAATACGGGCACGAAATAATTTTCCGCCGATCCCGGGCAATGTGACTTTTCGTTTGAGAACGGCAGATAAAATTCCTTCGGTCAGCGGAATCCCGCCGTTTTTCAACTGCTGCTGCAACAGATCAGAACTGCAATTTTCGACACTGACAAAGGTCACGCGGTCGGCGGGGATGCCCGTGACCGCCGCAAGACGCTTTATCGCGTATTTCACCTCGCCCGCCAGAACCACGACGCGCTCGAGCCTGTCAACCGCGCCCGTTATCCGCCAGATGAAGGGGTGGATATGGGAGGTCAGGATAAGATATGTCTTTGGCGCGTCGGGCGATATAACCACTTCCGATGCGTAGCCATCCAGCGTTTCGTCGAACAATCCGGCGGAGGACATTGCGCCTTGCATCGTCGGCAGCAGTATAACCTGAGAATCGGCGGCGGGCGCCGGCAATGTGCAGCCACCGGCAGCTGCCCTGTTGATAATCATTTTTTCACCCTGCGCTTCCGCCGCAGAGTGCACTAATTTCATTTCTTCTTGAGACAACATACCATCCGAGTTTGTATCGACCGACTTATAGACATCTTCCCCGATTTGCCGCAACTGCGAGAATGTCATACTTTGCGACGACAACAAGCTTGTCGGATAGCTCAACATCATATTGTTTTCAGGATAGTTCAGCATAAGGCCGCGAGGTTTTTGTGGTATCTTGATCTCGTCGAGGCTAATAAAACCATCGCCGTTCAGGTCGCGATCCATTCTGCGACTAACACGCAAGTCGAAAATCAACCGCCGCTGTCCTTTGTCGGGTTTTCCGCCGTATAGTTTAGCAATTGTGGCTTCAACTTCGTCACGTGAAAGTTGCCCGTTACCGTCAGTAT from Alphaproteobacteria bacterium encodes the following:
- the rbfA gene encoding 30S ribosome-binding factor RbfA, with translation MKRRTPTSRAEPGQRQLRVAERIRHILSAVLRRGELHDPALAQASLITITAVEIGPDLKHATAYVMPLGGKNADEIVHALNRAAGYFRSEIGPELDLRYAPKVSFRFDHSFENAAHIEGILRQERVQRDVNAPPRNDEENDEED
- a CDS encoding endonuclease domain-containing protein, whose protein sequence is MQDRVRHRQSTIRARDLRQSQTEAEKVIWHHLKAKRFLGLKFKRQHPIGPYFPDFVCLEQKLVIEIDGGQHSENTKDVTRTKYLEKEGYTVIRFWNNDVLGNIDGLLSSLSLTLSRHAGEGTKAALDDKRQENG
- the truB gene encoding tRNA pseudouridine(55) synthase TruB; the encoded protein is MARNKKGNPVHGWLNLDKPLGITSTQAIGRVRRLTQAQKLGHAGTLDPLATGILPIALGEATKTIPFVQDSDKIYKFTVKWGEARTTDDCEGTVTQSSDKRPTEAEITALIPRFIGEISQTPPQFSAIKIDGERAYDLAREGEKVDIQPRNVVVYDFKLLKTTENEAEFELNCGKGTYVRSIARDMGQILGCFGHVSLLRRTAVGGFTEDNAISLDEFEKIMQSAAPDQVLMPVETVLDDIPALAMTGLEISRIKQGQTLRFLSRPDIERLTVAGIDETTTLVLAVGDNKPLALLEKNGIELHPVKVFNI
- the rpsO gene encoding 30S ribosomal protein S15 gives rise to the protein MSLTKKTKSETIKKYATTPKDTGSPEVQVALLTGRINQLTEHMKTHKKDMGSRRGLLLMVSKRRRHLNYLKKVDAKGYEKLIDSLGLRR
- a CDS encoding 3-hydroxybutyrate dehydrogenase; this translates as MRLQDKVAVVTGAASGLGLEIARTYLREGAKVALADLNGAAADAAAKQLDPTGKRAIGIAMDVTNEEQVDAGIDRAAKELGGIDILVSNAGIQIVAPIEEFDYAKWKLLMAVHVDGAFLTTRAALRHMYKQGRGGSIILMGSAHSKTASLLKSPYVTAKHALIGFGKSIAKEGAKHGVRCNVICPGFVRTPLVEKQIPEQAQALGITEDEVIKKVMLKDTVDGEFTTLQDVADVALFFAEFKTNALTGQSLLVSHGWVME
- a CDS encoding histidine phosphatase family protein, with translation MTKTKGTLVLFRHGQTDYNKQHFMTGLHDIPLNDVGEGQARDAGASIAGFVFDKAYASTLQRAFNTAAIALENSGTNDHLKNPDGTWNVEKRPEIVEGDSGDFTARNKLTDPEILAYPRAYNIALPNGESDEQMVARTKKFYDDEIMPRLERGETVLVASHSGIMVAFEIAIGTKPVPTEDIWSNRQRVPNAAPVVYEYEDGKLVNHYQLPPKPANAGPKP
- a CDS encoding phosphoglycerate mutase family protein, producing MTTKGKLVLLRHGQTTYNEQHLMTGQADAPLTPLGEEQAREAGLSFGAIAFDKVYSSTLSRAFNTAVLALDASANNAHLNKNGVWEIEQSPVIMESDAGDFTGMHMDDPRITGYLRSYITPLPNGESDWQVVQRVEKFYRNEILPRIERGETVLVAAHAGIVHAFDVVMGLEVPDPKKGIWGSGHRIANATPIIFEYENGVMTDHHQLENTKVPAAFQPPKSGISKPKP